Proteins encoded in a region of the Streptomyces sp. PCS3-D2 genome:
- a CDS encoding L-threonylcarbamoyladenylate synthase has protein sequence MALRYDCSTDSARAEGLTAAALAVRRGDLVVLPTDTVYGIGADAFNPDAVDSLLGAKGRDRAMPSPVLVASPDALHDLVADLPKQGWALVEAFWPGGLTLVTRHLPSLTWDLGETGGTVAVRMPSHPVALALLAGTGPMAVSSANLTGRPSPQDCDAAQDMLGDSVSVYLDGGPTEAAVASSIVDLTGPVPVLKRAGAIGVHTLRSVVPDLLEA, from the coding sequence ATGGCCCTTCGATACGACTGCTCCACGGATTCGGCCCGGGCCGAGGGGCTGACCGCCGCCGCACTGGCGGTCCGGCGGGGCGACCTCGTGGTGCTCCCGACCGACACCGTCTACGGCATCGGTGCGGACGCCTTCAACCCCGACGCGGTGGACAGCCTGCTGGGAGCCAAGGGCCGCGACCGTGCGATGCCCTCGCCGGTCCTGGTCGCCTCCCCGGACGCCCTGCACGACCTCGTGGCCGATCTCCCGAAGCAGGGATGGGCGCTGGTGGAGGCCTTCTGGCCGGGCGGACTGACCCTGGTCACCCGCCACCTGCCCTCGCTGACCTGGGACCTCGGAGAGACGGGCGGTACGGTCGCCGTCCGGATGCCCTCGCACCCCGTTGCCCTCGCACTGCTCGCGGGGACCGGGCCGATGGCGGTTTCCAGCGCCAACTTGACCGGCCGCCCCTCCCCCCAGGACTGCGACGCCGCACAGGACATGCTGGGCGACTCCGTCTCCGTCTACCTCGACGGCGGTCCCACCGAGGCGGCCGTCGCCTCCTCGATCGTGGACCTCACCGGACCGGTTCCGGTCCTCAAGCGGGCCGGAGCCATCGGCGTCCACACCCTGCGCTCCGTAGTGCCCGACCTGCTGGAGGCGTGA